The following are encoded in a window of Oncorhynchus mykiss isolate Arlee chromosome 11, USDA_OmykA_1.1, whole genome shotgun sequence genomic DNA:
- the LOC110536357 gene encoding 5-hydroxytryptamine receptor 1A-alpha, translating into MDFINNVSDNSNSTTDFPDVVDVIPKWGDNENATGSRSVPEVELSYQVVTSLLLGALILCSIFGNACVVAAIALERSLQNVANYLIGSLAVTDLMVSVLVLPMAALYQVLNKWTLGQEICDIFISLDVLCCTSSILHLCAIALDRYWAITDPIDYVNKRTPRRAVMLISVTWLIGFSISIPPMLGWRKAEDRANPDACTISQDPGYTIYSTFGAFYIPLILMLVLYGRIFKAARFQVWKTVKKSEKVKVSDKCLAVSPAIFHKKINGEAGGKNWKRSVEPTFNSPCVNGSVKHGEDGESLEIIEVTNNSKNHLPLPNTPQSSQGFENRNEKNTEAKRKIALSRERKTVKTLGIIMGTFIFCWLPFFIVALVLPFCAESCYMPEWLGAVINWLGYSNSLLNPIIYAYFNKDFQSAFTKIIRCKFHRP; encoded by the coding sequence ATGGATTTTATAAACAACGTCAGTGACAACAGCAATTCGACCACAGACTTCCCCGACGTCGTGGATGTCATTCCAAAGTGGGGAGACAATGAGAATGCAACGGGGTCTAGAAGTGTGCCTGAGGTGGAGCTGAGTTACCAGGTGGTCACCTCTCTGCTGCTCGGCGCGCTCATCCTCTGTTCCATATTCGGCAACGCGTGCGTCGTCGCCGCCATTGCGCTGGAGAGGTCGCTCCAGAATGTGGCCAACTATCTGATCGGCTCGCTAGCCGTTACAGACCTCATGGTATCAGTTCTGGTACTACCCATGGCAGCCCTCTACCAAGTCCTGAACAAATGGACTCTGGGACAGGAGATATGTGATATATTCATCTCCCTGGACGTGTTGTGCTGCACGTCGTCCATTCTGCATCTGTGCGCAATTGCCCTGGACAGGTACTGGGCTATCACGGACCCCATAGACTATGTGAACAAAAGGACACCCAGGCGAGCAGTGATGTTAATCAGCGTGACTTGGCTGATTGGGTTCTCAATCTCCATCCCTCCAATGTTAGGCTGGAGGAAAGCCGAGGACAGGGCGAACCCGGACGCCTGCACCATCAGTCAGGACCCGGGTTATACCATCTACTCCACGTTCGGAGCATTTTACATCCCACTTATCCTCATGCTGGTCCTCTACGGGCGGATATTCAAGGCAGCCAGGTTCCAGGTTTGGAAAACTGTGAAGAAATCGGAAAAGGTAAAAGTGTCGGACAAGTGCTTGGCCGTGTCGCCGGCTATTTTCCACAAGAAGATTAATGGAGAGGCGGGGGGCAAGAATTGGAAGCGCAGTGTGGAACCTACATTCAACTCCCCGTGCGTAAACGGCTCGGTGAAGCACGGGGAGGACGGCGAGTCGTTGGAGATCATAGAAGTGACCAACAATTCTAAGAACCACCTTCCTCTCCCCAACACTCCACAGTCCTCACAAGGGTTTGAGAACAGGAACGAAAAGAACACGGAGGCTAAGAGGAAAATagctctgtccagggagaggaaaACGGTAAAGACGCTCGGTATCATCATGGGCACTtttattttctgctggctgccctTTTTCATCGTGGCGCTGGTCTTGCCTTTCTGTGCGGAGAGTTGTTACATGCCAGAGTGGCTGGGCGCCGTCATCAACTGGCTGGGCTATTCGAACtctctcctcaaccccatcattTATGCCTACTTTAACAAAGACTTCCAAAGTGCTTTCACTAAGATCATAAGATGCAAATTCCACAGACCGTGA